The Ornithodoros turicata isolate Travis chromosome 9, ASM3712646v1, whole genome shotgun sequence genome includes a region encoding these proteins:
- the LOC135368274 gene encoding notch-regulated ankyrin repeat-containing protein-like: MSQTEIVSQEVFQRAVKKGDATELQRLLQRWEGSLNVNFYDHEGQTALHKSVMEGNFELVKLLVKFGADTKLANRDGWSAIHIAAYGGHQDIALFLISANSGRR; this comes from the coding sequence ATGTCCCAGACGGAGATCGTTTCTCAGGAAGTGTTCCAGCGTGCCGTGAAGAAAGGGGACGCGACGGAGCTTCAGCGCTTGCTGCAACGTTGGGAAGGGTCGCTCAACGTCAACTTCTACGACCACGAGGGACAGACGGCCCTTCACAAGAGTGTCATGGAGGGAAACTTCGAGTTGGTGAAACTGCTCGTCAAGTTCGGCGCCGACACCAAACTGGCAaacagggacggctggtctGCGATCCACATTGCAGCGTACGGTGGCCACCAGGATATAGCACTCTTTCTCATCTCGGCGAACAGCGGCAGGCGGTAG